One part of the Thermococcus radiotolerans genome encodes these proteins:
- a CDS encoding FtsZ/tubulin family protein, with protein MRALIIGVGQCGTKIADLFALVDFEALAINTSRGDLEYLKHVSQERRILIGESLTGGKGVNANPILGREAMKRDLPLVMRKIGSIIGYEDIDIFFLTFGFGGGTGAGGTPVLAEALKEEYPDSLVVAIGALPLKEEGIRPTINAAITIDKLSKIADSIIAIDNNKLKEGGDDISKAYERINYTIVERIASLLALVDVPGEQTLDASDLKFVLKAFGSFATVGYAKADAGKVKSLSRLIIKSFESEGLYLEANIESALYGLVAIHGPPEMLKAADIFEALNYLTNKIRGKQIFRGFYPDPREREVEVVTLLSGIYESKSIEDIIITAKQYAQSFMEAKEEAENKKKELLSGLPDFDDVYAKGGSELKGIPDGEYPDIEGISKRLRRERDD; from the coding sequence GTGAGGGCTCTAATCATAGGGGTCGGCCAGTGCGGAACGAAGATAGCCGACCTCTTCGCTCTGGTTGATTTTGAGGCTCTGGCCATAAACACCTCCCGGGGCGACCTGGAGTACCTCAAGCACGTTTCCCAGGAGCGGAGGATACTCATAGGTGAGAGCCTGACCGGCGGCAAGGGGGTCAACGCGAACCCGATACTCGGCAGGGAGGCCATGAAGCGCGATTTGCCCCTCGTCATGCGTAAGATAGGTTCAATAATCGGCTACGAGGATATCGACATCTTCTTCCTGACCTTTGGCTTCGGCGGCGGAACGGGCGCCGGAGGAACGCCCGTCCTGGCCGAGGCGCTCAAAGAGGAGTACCCAGACTCCTTGGTGGTGGCCATCGGCGCACTCCCCCTCAAGGAGGAGGGGATAAGGCCCACCATCAACGCGGCGATAACCATCGACAAGCTCTCGAAGATCGCGGACTCGATAATAGCCATAGACAACAACAAGCTCAAGGAAGGGGGCGACGACATAAGCAAGGCCTACGAGAGGATTAACTACACGATAGTCGAGAGGATAGCGTCGCTCTTAGCCCTGGTTGACGTTCCCGGCGAACAGACGCTGGACGCGAGCGACCTGAAGTTCGTTCTCAAGGCCTTCGGAAGCTTTGCAACGGTCGGCTACGCCAAGGCCGACGCGGGCAAGGTAAAGAGCCTCTCAAGGCTCATCATCAAGTCGTTCGAGAGCGAAGGCCTGTACCTCGAGGCAAACATCGAATCGGCGCTGTACGGGCTGGTTGCGATTCACGGGCCGCCGGAGATGCTGAAGGCCGCAGACATATTCGAGGCGCTCAACTATCTCACCAACAAGATAAGGGGCAAGCAGATATTCCGCGGCTTCTATCCGGACCCGCGCGAGAGGGAGGTGGAGGTTGTAACCCTCCTCAGCGGCATCTACGAGAGCAAGAGCATCGAGGACATAATCATCACCGCCAAGCAGTACGCCCAGTCCTTCATGGAGGCAAAAGAGGAAGCGGAGAACAAAAAGAAGGAGCTCCTAAGCGGCCTGCCTGACTTCGACGACGTCTACGCCAAGGGCGGGAGCGAGCTGAAGGGAATCCCCGACGGAGAGTACCCGGACATCGAAGGTATAAGCAAGAGGCTCCGGAGGGAGAGGGATGACTGA
- a CDS encoding class III signal peptide-containing protein: protein MRIKKRGQVSLEFMLIFGMMLILLLYSVNNITFREGSTSTETLRIQISLEEKNLANAISNTISQVYAQGPGAKSTTYVRLTYLRDPEMLRKGLNVNNASVFITYGNYSAEGNGTYVTVTGTNVTAVLSGGNKNVFWSRAMYQAVLYTNSSVWSPSGSVTFGSSTVYGLDLDPATLPATLEIVVEWNPDNPNSWMFNSTTGELHININPGG from the coding sequence ATGCGGATAAAAAAGCGTGGTCAGGTTTCACTTGAGTTCATGTTAATCTTTGGAATGATGCTCATACTCCTGCTTTACTCCGTAAACAACATCACGTTCAGGGAGGGCTCAACCTCAACCGAGACCCTTCGAATTCAGATAAGCCTTGAGGAGAAGAACCTCGCCAATGCTATCTCCAACACGATATCACAGGTTTACGCCCAGGGCCCTGGAGCCAAGTCAACCACCTATGTGAGACTGACGTACCTGCGAGACCCCGAGATGCTCCGGAAAGGGCTGAACGTCAATAACGCTTCCGTGTTTATAACCTACGGAAACTACAGCGCCGAAGGCAACGGCACGTACGTCACCGTAACCGGAACCAACGTTACCGCCGTTCTCAGCGGCGGGAACAAGAACGTCTTCTGGAGCAGGGCGATGTACCAGGCGGTTCTGTACACCAACTCATCCGTATGGTCGCCGTCCGGAAGCGTCACCTTTGGATCATCCACGGTCTACGGGCTGGATCTCGACCCCGCGACCCTCCCGGCAACGCTGGAGATAGTCGTTGAGTGGAACCCCGACAACCCCAACTCATGGATGTTCAACTCAACGACCGGTGAGCTTCACATAAACATAAACCCCGGTGGATGA